A single Desulfovibrio piger DNA region contains:
- a CDS encoding ABC transporter permease subunit, whose translation MNRSLHQYFYVLGAMCVVFLIPHIISENYWLNLLNHCCVMSIACLGLNILLGYTGQINLGQMAFVGIGAYTSALLTVTFGIPVWLGMLCGAAMGGICGVLLGIPSLKLSGHYLAVTTIGFGFIVQLILINWIEVTHGSDGIPQIPVLDLCGISFDNEEKYFYFSGIMVVLLTWAITRLKDSRIGRAMLAVRQNEMAASTNGINVTWCKIVSFTLSSACAGLAGAMFAHGGAHYISPDTFSFEQSVLLLAMTVLGGDGSALGAVFGATLLTLLPESLRFLQESYMMFFAAAIVLIMIYMPGGIANLLAQLPQVRAWRKRRQQDMSRELAKEEGEPVCLENPLQRACPDSQVLQIQDLAMYFGGIKAVDGLSMTVRRGTIHALIGPNGSGKTTVINVLSGLYRPTRGSITLCGHEVAGRLPHEITRLGIARTYQNIRLFAEMTVLENVMVGRHCLSHANVFSSIVHTASQQREEAALRRQAMEMLHFAGLVGLENEEAGSLPYGRQRMLEIARALMSQPEVLLLDEPAAGLNPSETADLRELLQRIQAMGITILLVEHDMELVMNVSDVITVINFGRKIAEGNEHQVRTHPEVISAYLGQEECNAAH comes from the coding sequence ATGAACAGGAGCTTGCATCAGTACTTCTATGTCCTGGGAGCGATGTGCGTCGTTTTCCTTATCCCGCACATCATTTCCGAAAACTACTGGCTGAACCTGCTTAACCACTGCTGTGTGATGAGCATCGCCTGCCTGGGATTGAACATCCTCCTGGGATATACGGGCCAGATCAATCTGGGACAGATGGCCTTCGTGGGGATCGGTGCCTATACCTCGGCCCTGCTTACCGTGACTTTCGGTATCCCCGTATGGCTCGGGATGCTCTGCGGGGCAGCCATGGGCGGGATCTGCGGCGTCCTGCTGGGTATCCCCAGCCTGAAGCTTTCCGGCCATTATCTTGCTGTGACGACCATCGGTTTCGGCTTCATCGTCCAGCTCATCCTCATTAACTGGATAGAAGTGACGCACGGTTCGGACGGTATCCCGCAGATACCTGTCCTCGATCTTTGCGGCATCTCCTTTGATAACGAAGAAAAGTATTTTTACTTTTCCGGCATCATGGTCGTTCTGCTCACATGGGCCATTACCAGACTCAAGGATTCACGTATAGGGCGGGCGATGCTCGCTGTACGCCAGAATGAGATGGCGGCAAGCACGAATGGCATCAACGTGACATGGTGCAAGATCGTCTCTTTTACATTGTCATCAGCATGTGCGGGCCTGGCGGGCGCCATGTTCGCTCACGGCGGGGCGCATTACATCAGCCCGGACACATTTTCCTTCGAGCAGTCCGTCCTTTTGCTGGCCATGACGGTCCTGGGGGGGGACGGCTCTGCCCTGGGGGCTGTGTTCGGTGCTACCCTGCTGACGCTACTGCCTGAATCTCTGCGTTTTTTGCAGGAATCCTACATGATGTTCTTTGCCGCGGCCATTGTATTGATCATGATTTATATGCCCGGTGGCATTGCCAATTTGCTGGCACAGCTTCCCCAGGTACGTGCCTGGCGCAAGCGGCGCCAGCAGGACATGAGCCGGGAACTGGCGAAAGAAGAGGGGGAGCCGGTATGTCTGGAAAACCCCTTGCAAAGGGCGTGCCCTGACAGTCAGGTACTACAGATCCAGGATCTTGCCATGTACTTTGGCGGCATCAAGGCTGTCGATGGCCTGAGCATGACTGTCAGGCGGGGGACCATCCATGCCCTGATCGGGCCTAACGGCTCCGGTAAGACGACAGTCATCAATGTCCTCAGCGGACTGTACAGGCCGACCCGGGGAAGCATCACCCTCTGCGGGCATGAGGTCGCCGGTCGCCTGCCGCATGAAATCACCCGCCTTGGCATCGCCAGGACCTATCAGAATATCCGCCTGTTCGCTGAGATGACAGTGCTGGAGAACGTTATGGTGGGACGGCATTGCCTGAGCCATGCCAATGTGTTCAGCAGTATCGTGCATACGGCTTCCCAGCAGAGGGAGGAGGCAGCCTTGCGGCGGCAGGCCATGGAGATGCTACATTTTGCCGGTCTGGTAGGACTGGAGAACGAAGAGGCAGGCAGCCTTCCCTACGGCCGGCAGCGTATGCTCGAGATCGCCCGGGCCCTGATGTCACAGCCAGAGGTCCTGCTGCTGGACGAACCGGCTGCAGGCCTCAATCCTTCGGAAACGGCAGATTTGCGTGAACTGTTGCAGCGCATCCAGGCGATGGGGATCACTATCTTACTGGTGGAGCATGATATGGAACTGGTGATGAATGTTTCCGATGTGATCACGGTCATCAACTTCGGGCGCAAGATCGCTGAGGGAAACGAGCATCAGGTCCGGACCCACCCCGAGGTCATCTCCGCCTATCTCGGCCAGGAGGAGTGCAATGCTGCGCATTGA
- a CDS encoding branched-chain amino acid ABC transporter permease, with amino-acid sequence MDWTINIQLLFTGLAMGSIYALIALGIVLIYRAADIVNFAQGELVMLPAFVAVFMLNSWELPAYVVYPLVIVFMGGVGYVFERVAYYPLRNRSFLPVIISTIGVSIFLKNSAQYAFGALPLVMPRPTDVDLFVIGDIVIDPQYIIIIVTTAILLVAQHFFFERTMLGKMMQATAQDKEAAQLMGIPIARMIAITFIFSTMLACVAGLLVGPLFYVSKEMGGMAGLKGFCGAIIGGFGSVSGAILGSLFLGVMEVYLAFYVSTAYKDAFAFIIMIMVLLFWPQGLFGERIAQKA; translated from the coding sequence ATGGATTGGACAATCAATATCCAGTTGCTTTTCACAGGCCTGGCCATGGGCTCCATCTATGCGCTCATAGCGTTGGGCATCGTCCTGATTTACCGGGCAGCGGACATCGTCAATTTTGCCCAGGGGGAACTGGTCATGCTCCCGGCTTTTGTGGCGGTGTTCATGCTCAATTCCTGGGAACTTCCTGCCTATGTCGTTTATCCGCTCGTGATAGTCTTCATGGGAGGAGTCGGCTATGTTTTTGAGAGGGTAGCCTATTACCCGCTCAGGAACAGGAGCTTCCTGCCTGTCATCATCAGTACCATCGGTGTTTCCATCTTTTTGAAGAACAGCGCCCAGTATGCTTTCGGGGCCCTGCCCCTTGTCATGCCCCGCCCGACGGATGTTGATCTGTTCGTGATCGGGGATATCGTGATCGATCCTCAGTACATCATCATCATCGTCACTACAGCCATCCTTCTTGTGGCGCAGCACTTTTTCTTTGAGCGCACCATGCTCGGAAAAATGATGCAGGCCACAGCGCAGGACAAGGAAGCCGCACAACTGATGGGCATCCCCATCGCGAGGATGATCGCCATCACCTTCATTTTCAGCACCATGCTGGCATGTGTGGCCGGCCTGCTGGTAGGACCACTTTTCTACGTCTCCAAGGAAATGGGGGGCATGGCCGGCCTGAAGGGATTTTGCGGCGCCATCATCGGCGGCTTCGGTTCGGTATCCGGTGCCATTCTTGGTTCATTGTTCCTAGGGGTCATGGAAGTCTATTTGGCATTCTATGTGTCCACAGCCTACAAGGACGCCTTTGCCTTTATCATCATGATCATGGTGCTGCTGTTCTGGCCACAGGGCCTGTTTGGAGAACGCATTGCCCAGAAGGCCTAG
- the hisG gene encoding ATP phosphoribosyltransferase has product MSEESQAILKLGVPKGSLEDATINLFERAGWKIRKHTRNYFPDINDPEISASLCRVQEIGGYIAAGILDVGITGLDWLTEGGHEDKVVHVADLVYSKTSNRPCRWVLAVAGDSPYQCPQDLAGKRIATELEGLTRNYFKRVGVDVDVFYSWGATEAKVVEGLADGIVEVTETGTTIRAHGLRIIDEVMCSYPVIIANKDAWADPRKRAKIDQLTLLLQGALRAESLVAIKMNAPASNLDAILEMLPSLNSPTVSPLRDEAWLSVETVVNIDVVRDLIPRLREAGAEGIIEYALNKVI; this is encoded by the coding sequence ATGAGCGAAGAATCGCAGGCAATCCTCAAACTGGGCGTGCCCAAGGGCTCGCTGGAAGACGCCACCATCAACCTTTTCGAGCGCGCCGGCTGGAAGATCCGCAAGCATACGCGCAACTATTTCCCGGACATCAACGACCCCGAGATCTCGGCCTCCCTGTGCCGCGTGCAGGAGATCGGCGGCTACATCGCCGCGGGCATCCTGGATGTGGGCATCACCGGCCTGGACTGGCTCACCGAAGGCGGTCATGAGGACAAGGTGGTGCATGTGGCGGATCTGGTCTACTCCAAGACGTCCAACCGCCCCTGCCGCTGGGTGCTGGCCGTGGCCGGCGATTCCCCCTACCAGTGCCCGCAGGACCTGGCCGGCAAGCGCATCGCCACCGAGCTGGAAGGCCTGACCCGCAACTACTTCAAGCGCGTGGGCGTGGACGTGGACGTCTTCTATTCCTGGGGCGCCACGGAAGCCAAGGTGGTGGAAGGCCTGGCCGACGGTATTGTGGAAGTGACCGAGACCGGCACCACCATCCGGGCCCACGGCCTGCGCATCATCGACGAGGTGATGTGCTCCTACCCGGTCATCATCGCCAACAAGGACGCCTGGGCCGACCCGCGCAAGCGCGCCAAGATCGACCAGCTGACCCTGCTCCTGCAGGGCGCCCTGCGCGCCGAAAGCCTGGTGGCCATCAAGATGAACGCCCCGGCCTCCAACCTGGACGCCATCCTCGAGATGCTGCCCTCCCTGAACTCGCCCACGGTCTCGCCCCTGCGCGACGAGGCCTGGCTCTCGGTGGAGACCGTGGTCAACATCGACGTGGTGCGCGACCTCATCCCCCGCCTGCGCGAAGCCGGGGCCGAGGGCATCATCGAATACGCCCTGAACAAGGTCATCTAG
- a CDS encoding DEAD/DEAH box helicase — protein MSDITDPTCPASAGEAAQEQAAPAAELSTPGASLENFSVAEPENALPRATLETLPEAIAAACGRAGWTSLMPVQSLALPYLLEGRDIMVQSRTGSGKTGCYLLPLVPRLDPALHAVQALILVPTRELAVQVEHEARTLFEGTGIRPVAVYGGVGYKKQMDALRDGAQLVVGTPGRVLDHLLRRTLSLDDLDALVFDEADRMLSIGFYPDMKEVQRYLPRHRIHTSMFSATYPPHVLKLAGEFLTEPSMLSLSQKEVHVAEVQHLFCQSRPMDKDRVLVRLLETENPASAIIFCNTKANVHYITGVLQGFGYNADELSADLSQARREAVLDKIRQGSLQYLVATDVAARGIDIPALSHVFLYEPPEDHESYIHRAGRTGRAGAAGTVISLVDIMQRMELERIARHYRIALREIPAPTDADVAVVAGARVTTLLEGRFRKLTGLEKMRVARYAPLVRELAGQAEDDEDGLLLAMLVDAAYQESLGHVQQLPEGRNESSRRGDGEGRGRKRSSRRRRDRGDRADEAAAPGAHAPAEAAAAAAPATDAGDAPAPAEGEGTARRRRRRRRRKPAAEGQAEA, from the coding sequence ATGTCCGACATCACCGATCCCACCTGCCCCGCCTCCGCCGGAGAGGCCGCGCAGGAACAGGCCGCCCCTGCGGCCGAACTTTCCACCCCCGGCGCTTCCCTTGAGAATTTTTCCGTGGCCGAGCCCGAGAACGCCCTGCCGCGCGCCACGCTGGAGACCCTGCCCGAAGCCATCGCCGCCGCCTGCGGCCGTGCGGGCTGGACGTCCCTCATGCCCGTGCAGTCCCTGGCCCTGCCCTATCTGCTGGAAGGCCGCGACATCATGGTGCAGTCCCGTACCGGCAGCGGCAAGACGGGCTGTTACCTGCTGCCCCTGGTGCCGCGTCTGGATCCCGCGCTGCATGCCGTCCAGGCCCTGATCCTGGTGCCCACCCGCGAGCTGGCCGTGCAGGTGGAGCACGAGGCGCGCACCCTGTTCGAAGGCACGGGCATCCGTCCCGTGGCCGTCTATGGCGGCGTGGGCTACAAAAAGCAGATGGACGCCCTGCGTGACGGGGCCCAGCTGGTGGTGGGCACGCCCGGCCGCGTGCTGGACCATCTGCTGCGCCGCACCCTCTCGCTGGACGATCTGGATGCCCTGGTCTTCGACGAGGCCGACCGCATGCTGTCCATCGGCTTCTACCCCGACATGAAGGAAGTGCAGCGCTACCTGCCGCGCCACCGCATCCACACCAGCATGTTCTCGGCCACCTATCCGCCGCATGTGCTCAAGCTGGCCGGGGAATTCCTGACCGAGCCCTCCATGCTCTCCCTGTCGCAGAAGGAAGTGCATGTGGCCGAAGTGCAGCACCTGTTCTGCCAGAGCCGCCCCATGGACAAGGACCGCGTGCTGGTGCGCCTGCTGGAGACCGAGAACCCGGCCTCGGCCATCATCTTCTGCAACACCAAGGCCAACGTCCACTATATCACCGGCGTGCTGCAGGGCTTCGGCTACAATGCCGACGAGCTGTCGGCCGACCTTTCCCAGGCCCGCCGCGAGGCCGTGCTGGACAAGATCCGCCAGGGCAGCCTGCAATATCTGGTGGCCACGGACGTGGCCGCGCGCGGCATCGACATCCCGGCCCTGTCCCACGTCTTTCTGTATGAGCCCCCGGAAGATCACGAGAGCTACATCCACCGTGCCGGACGCACGGGCCGCGCCGGGGCCGCCGGTACGGTCATCTCGCTGGTGGACATCATGCAGCGCATGGAGCTGGAACGCATCGCCCGCCATTACCGGATAGCCCTGCGCGAGATCCCCGCGCCCACGGACGCGGATGTGGCCGTGGTGGCCGGCGCGCGCGTGACCACCCTGCTGGAGGGCCGTTTCCGCAAGCTGACCGGTCTGGAGAAGATGCGCGTGGCCCGCTATGCGCCGCTGGTGCGCGAGCTGGCCGGCCAGGCCGAGGACGACGAGGACGGTCTGCTGCTGGCCATGCTGGTGGATGCCGCCTATCAGGAGAGCCTGGGCCATGTGCAGCAGCTGCCCGAAGGCCGCAACGAGTCCTCCCGCCGTGGTGACGGCGAAGGCCGGGGCCGCAAGCGTTCCTCCCGCCGTCGCCGTGACCGCGGGGACAGGGCCGACGAAGCCGCCGCCCCCGGGGCCCATGCTCCTGCGGAGGCCGCAGCGGCGGCCGCGCCCGCGACGGATGCCGGGGACGCTCCCGCTCCCGCCGAAGGGGAGGGCACGGCCAGGCGCCGCCGTCGTCGCCGTCGCCGCAAGCCCGCGGCTGAAGGCCAGGCGGAGGCATGA
- a CDS encoding phosphosulfolactate synthase has translation MSSCRMPVWGDVLTGLAIQRESKPRRSGLTCVLDKHLGIEGTRELISVAGPYIDVVKLTSLTSAFYDPDVLRSKIRLLRDADIDVCVGGTCAEVMLWQKVYPAFLAKAGQWGFTGIEISDGTIEMPDAMRREAIDRALSGGFRVFSEVGRKEWSPQTGLEDLVSDLKRDLACGVDKVIVEAMEIGQSVGIMDAEGNPSEEGLRALTEAAGGSEKVIFEAPLRHQQEIFIDRLGTNVNLGNIPPMEVLVVEATRWKMTGIPFMTAYSANPTGA, from the coding sequence ATGAGCAGCTGCCGTATGCCTGTTTGGGGAGATGTGTTGACCGGGCTCGCCATTCAACGTGAAAGCAAGCCTCGCCGGAGCGGTTTGACCTGTGTGCTCGACAAACACCTCGGTATCGAAGGTACCAGGGAGCTGATCAGTGTGGCCGGTCCGTATATAGATGTCGTCAAGCTGACCTCCCTGACATCCGCGTTTTACGATCCGGACGTACTGCGGAGCAAGATCCGTTTGCTGCGCGACGCGGATATAGATGTCTGTGTGGGCGGTACGTGCGCCGAGGTGATGCTGTGGCAAAAGGTGTATCCGGCATTCCTGGCCAAAGCCGGGCAGTGGGGTTTTACGGGGATAGAGATTTCCGACGGGACCATCGAAATGCCCGATGCCATGCGTCGTGAGGCCATCGACCGGGCCCTTTCGGGCGGCTTCCGTGTTTTCAGCGAAGTGGGCCGTAAGGAGTGGTCGCCGCAAACAGGGCTTGAGGATCTGGTGTCCGACCTCAAGCGCGATCTTGCCTGCGGAGTGGACAAGGTCATCGTGGAGGCCATGGAAATAGGCCAGAGTGTGGGGATCATGGATGCCGAGGGGAACCCCAGCGAGGAAGGTCTCAGAGCGCTTACCGAGGCAGCGGGCGGGTCGGAAAAGGTCATTTTTGAGGCTCCGCTCCGTCATCAACAGGAGATATTCATTGACCGGCTTGGTACCAATGTCAACCTGGGCAACATCCCCCCCATGGAAGTCCTCGTCGTCGAGGCTACGCGCTGGAAGATGACAGGCATTCCCTTTATGACGGCCTATAGCGCCAATCCGACGGGGGCCTGA
- a CDS encoding GntR family transcriptional regulator, producing the protein MSKTTSGKEKWHPQDLYLFLREEILSQRLEPGASLFERMIAEQHGLSRTPVREALLRLEAEGLVKRYPKMGMVVAELSLRDVMESFQIRQFIEPPAAAEAAKKLRPEPLRELLEQFEAMGEPTLAEGHDDELFARHNQLDTKMHDLILAALGNRRLMDLMDNMRSICRRARNLGTPIRFAESREEHIAILKALLAGDSELARQTMNTHLENTRHRLILAV; encoded by the coding sequence ATGAGCAAGACGACGTCTGGCAAGGAAAAATGGCATCCTCAGGATCTGTACCTTTTTTTGCGTGAAGAGATCCTCTCCCAGAGACTGGAGCCCGGTGCTTCCCTGTTTGAACGAATGATCGCTGAACAGCACGGACTAAGCCGAACGCCGGTGCGGGAGGCTCTCTTGCGTCTGGAGGCCGAAGGGCTGGTCAAACGCTATCCCAAAATGGGGATGGTTGTTGCGGAGCTGAGTCTCAGGGATGTCATGGAATCCTTTCAGATCCGGCAATTCATCGAACCGCCGGCAGCTGCCGAAGCGGCAAAGAAACTCCGCCCCGAGCCCTTGCGCGAGCTGCTGGAGCAATTTGAGGCCATGGGGGAACCAACGCTGGCCGAAGGGCACGATGACGAACTGTTTGCCCGTCATAACCAGCTGGACACCAAGATGCATGATCTCATACTGGCGGCCCTCGGTAATCGCCGTCTTATGGACCTGATGGACAACATGCGCAGCATTTGCCGGCGCGCACGCAATTTGGGGACTCCCATCCGATTTGCGGAAAGCCGCGAAGAACATATCGCCATTTTGAAAGCCCTGCTTGCCGGTGACAGTGAGCTGGCCCGGCAAACAATGAATACACATCTTGAGAATACGCGGCACAGGCTGATCCTGGCCGTATGA
- a CDS encoding DUF362 domain-containing protein codes for MSVSIQPPLLHFPEVPLPSMARIRQRFPAPHLKDVRAAVRQELECLPLPLDLRCRGVAVGVGSRGIAHLPVLVDEVVTYVKKRHGVPFIVPAMGSHGGGTAAGQRAILASCGITEESAGVPILAGEESICIGSNIAGVPVYCDAAAWQADWIIPINRVKPHTQFHAPTESGLLKMLVIGFGKAKGAATIHGYGTKGLVEYIPRSAEVFLNSGKVLFGLAVVENQRHETALVRALTPEDFFSEEKRLLCTARELMPRLPVESLDLLILDRMGKDISGPGMDSSVTGRIMANGEPDPPSPRTALLAVLSLTEASHGNAVGVGLADLISHRLCQAIDVQATYLNSISGGFPVQGKIPMVMSDDRQLMHAAAVLLGAGSLTDRRIIHARDTLHLEELEVSTAVLQELEGRTDLEILRPLAPMAFDSNNLLLPVEYL; via the coding sequence ATGTCCGTATCCATCCAGCCTCCATTGCTTCATTTTCCCGAAGTCCCGCTTCCTTCCATGGCCCGCATCAGGCAACGTTTTCCTGCCCCCCACCTGAAGGATGTGCGCGCTGCCGTGCGACAGGAACTGGAGTGTTTGCCTCTTCCTCTCGACTTGCGGTGCAGGGGTGTTGCCGTGGGAGTGGGGAGCCGGGGAATCGCCCATCTTCCTGTCTTGGTAGATGAGGTCGTCACCTATGTGAAAAAGCGCCATGGAGTACCGTTCATCGTTCCTGCCATGGGCAGCCATGGTGGAGGAACTGCCGCGGGACAGCGGGCGATACTGGCTTCATGCGGCATTACCGAAGAGAGTGCAGGAGTTCCCATCCTTGCCGGGGAAGAAAGCATCTGCATCGGCTCTAACATCGCCGGCGTACCGGTATATTGTGATGCCGCTGCCTGGCAGGCAGACTGGATCATCCCCATCAACAGGGTCAAGCCCCACACCCAGTTTCACGCTCCAACGGAAAGCGGTCTTTTGAAGATGCTGGTCATAGGCTTCGGCAAGGCCAAGGGGGCAGCCACCATACATGGGTACGGCACAAAAGGTCTGGTGGAATATATTCCGCGCAGCGCGGAGGTTTTCCTGAATTCCGGAAAAGTGCTTTTTGGCTTGGCTGTGGTGGAGAACCAGAGACATGAAACCGCCCTCGTGCGTGCTTTGACGCCGGAAGATTTTTTCTCCGAGGAAAAGCGCCTGCTCTGCACGGCACGCGAGCTGATGCCCCGTCTGCCTGTGGAAAGCCTGGATCTGCTGATCCTGGACCGCATGGGTAAGGATATCAGCGGCCCCGGCATGGACAGTAGCGTTACGGGACGGATCATGGCCAACGGTGAGCCGGATCCACCTTCTCCCCGGACAGCGCTCCTGGCGGTCCTGAGCCTAACGGAGGCTTCGCACGGCAATGCCGTGGGCGTGGGGCTGGCCGACCTCATCTCACATCGTCTCTGCCAGGCCATTGATGTACAGGCCACCTATTTGAACAGTATTTCCGGCGGATTCCCCGTACAGGGCAAGATTCCTATGGTCATGTCCGATGACAGGCAGCTGATGCATGCGGCCGCCGTACTGCTTGGAGCTGGCTCCCTGACGGACCGTCGCATCATTCATGCCAGGGATACCCTGCATCTGGAGGAGCTTGAAGTTTCCACTGCCGTATTGCAAGAACTGGAGGGACGCACGGATCTGGAAATATTGCGTCCGCTGGCCCCGATGGCCTTTGATTCCAACAACCTTTTGCTTCCGGTGGAATACTTATGA
- a CDS encoding ABC transporter ATP-binding protein → MLRIDSLTATYGAVMALSDVTMRIDQGEIVSLLGANGAGKTTLIRAITGLISPKTGSIAFLGEDITGRRPEKVAALGIACVPEGRHIFPGLSVEDNLLLGSISRGKVPASELSADMEAIYQTFPILAEFRKRPGWQLSGGQQQMLAIGRGLMAHPKLLLLDEPSLGLSPVLVQEVFQVIKNINVERGVTILLVEQNARMALSIASRAYVLTTGSIVLEDTSANLMENSEMKKHYLGGV, encoded by the coding sequence ATGCTGCGCATTGATTCACTGACTGCCACGTATGGTGCCGTCATGGCGCTTTCGGATGTTACGATGCGGATAGATCAGGGGGAGATCGTCTCCCTGCTTGGAGCCAATGGCGCAGGGAAGACGACGCTCATCCGCGCCATAACGGGCCTGATTTCTCCTAAGACAGGTTCCATCGCCTTCCTGGGCGAAGACATCACCGGCAGGCGCCCGGAAAAAGTCGCCGCGCTGGGGATAGCCTGCGTTCCTGAAGGGCGGCATATTTTTCCCGGCCTCAGCGTTGAAGACAACCTGCTGCTGGGCTCCATTTCCCGCGGGAAGGTGCCTGCAAGTGAATTGTCTGCTGACATGGAGGCGATCTATCAGACCTTTCCCATCCTGGCGGAATTCAGAAAGCGTCCTGGCTGGCAGCTCTCCGGGGGGCAGCAGCAGATGCTGGCCATAGGGCGCGGCCTGATGGCGCATCCCAAGCTGCTCCTTTTGGATGAGCCCAGCCTGGGCCTCTCTCCTGTCCTGGTGCAGGAGGTCTTTCAGGTCATCAAAAACATCAATGTGGAGCGGGGTGTTACCATCCTGCTGGTGGAGCAGAATGCCAGGATGGCCCTGTCGATCGCCTCGCGTGCCTATGTGCTGACAACGGGATCCATCGTTCTGGAGGATACCTCTGCCAACCTTATGGAAAATTCTGAAATGAAGAAACATTATCTTGGAGGTGTCTAG
- a CDS encoding bifunctional riboflavin kinase/FAD synthetase — translation MDTSPSASPRATAVTIGNFDGVHQGHQVLIRRALTYSQQFGLDCVVITFWPHPRVLFGKPHQPLTSRAARLRLLQGLGDLRVLELPFTRELAALSPEEFVRQHLLPLRLKHLVIGHDFTLGRGRSGQPEVLRALGAKYGFDVDQLPPVEVGGHVVSSTCLRELIGKGDVATAASLLGHAYGCEGLVVHGEGRGTGLGFPTANIAIPDTMLPAPGVYATRVVVPHLGRTLQAVTNIGRKPTFGDHGLSIESFLLDTDLNLYGNELRLDFVARLRDEKRFASADALVAQIRTDVARARDLLTMYF, via the coding sequence ATGGATACTTCCCCTTCCGCCTCTCCCCGCGCCACGGCCGTCACCATCGGCAATTTCGACGGCGTGCACCAGGGCCATCAGGTCCTCATCCGCCGTGCGCTGACCTACAGCCAGCAGTTCGGCCTGGATTGTGTGGTCATCACCTTCTGGCCGCATCCGCGCGTGCTTTTCGGCAAGCCGCACCAGCCCCTGACCAGCCGGGCCGCCCGGCTGCGCCTGCTGCAGGGCCTGGGCGATCTGCGTGTGCTGGAGCTGCCCTTCACCCGCGAGCTGGCCGCGCTGTCGCCCGAGGAATTCGTCCGGCAGCATCTGCTGCCCCTGCGGCTGAAACATCTGGTCATCGGCCATGACTTCACGCTGGGACGCGGTCGCAGCGGCCAGCCCGAGGTGCTGCGTGCCCTGGGCGCGAAGTACGGCTTTGACGTGGACCAGCTGCCGCCGGTGGAAGTGGGCGGGCATGTGGTCAGCTCCACCTGCCTGCGCGAGCTCATCGGCAAGGGCGACGTGGCCACGGCCGCCAGCCTGCTGGGCCATGCCTACGGCTGCGAGGGCCTGGTGGTGCACGGCGAGGGCCGCGGCACCGGCCTGGGGTTCCCCACGGCCAACATCGCCATCCCGGACACCATGCTGCCCGCGCCGGGCGTCTACGCCACCCGCGTGGTGGTGCCGCATCTGGGCAGGACCCTGCAGGCCGTGACCAACATCGGCCGCAAGCCCACCTTCGGGGACCATGGCCTGAGCATCGAGAGCTTCCTGCTGGATACGGACCTGAACCTCTACGGCAATGAGCTGCGCCTGGACTTCGTGGCCCGCCTGCGCGACGAGAAGCGCTTCGCATCCGCCGATGCCCTGGTGGCCCAGATCCGCACCGATGTGGCCCGGGCCCGCGACCTGCTGACCATGTATTTCTGA
- the hisI gene encoding phosphoribosyl-AMP cyclohydrolase codes for MAQLQPDFGPDFSKGLVPAIAQDAATGEVLMLAYMNEEAWKRTLETGEAHYWSRSRKELWHKGGTSGNVQKVLSIRLDCDSDTVLLKIEQIGGAACHTGRRSCFYREWDNGVVRECSPVVFDPRKVYGAQ; via the coding sequence ATGGCGCAACTACAGCCGGATTTCGGTCCCGATTTCTCCAAGGGACTGGTCCCCGCCATCGCGCAGGACGCGGCCACGGGCGAAGTGCTCATGCTGGCCTATATGAATGAAGAAGCCTGGAAACGTACCCTGGAAACCGGCGAGGCCCATTACTGGAGCCGCAGCCGCAAGGAGCTCTGGCACAAGGGCGGCACGTCCGGGAACGTGCAGAAAGTGCTTTCCATCCGCCTGGACTGCGACAGCGACACCGTGCTGCTCAAGATCGAGCAGATCGGCGGCGCGGCCTGCCACACGGGACGCCGTTCGTGCTTCTACCGGGAATGGGACAACGGCGTGGTGCGCGAATGCTCCCCCGTGGTCTTCGATCCCCGGAAGGTCTACGGCGCCCAATAG